A genomic stretch from Microbacterium luteolum includes:
- a CDS encoding ABC transporter substrate-binding protein produces MRSRTPLIALIGVTALALTSCAAGAPPGGGDSTDGVLADGKTFTAVMATDPGTLDPFTTTMGAARQIDRYLYSRLVEVQNDGDVLPGLAAEWEADTEGAVFTLRDGITCEDGTPLTATDVARNIDYIGDPANGSPLAGLQVQPGTKAVGDDAAGTVTVTSGRPDAFLLQNIGSISIVCGTVVDDADARAAGEGATGMFTLSESIPNSQYTLTRRDDFTWGPGDWDPKQPGLPETVIYRVIPNETTAANLVVSGEVNAALVLGPDRQRLRDAGLFVSELPLAAGQLFFNQAEGRPGADQAVREALVQALDLGQLRQVLTGGEGTEAKSLVTIAPNPCQADVVDGLLPEFDEKTAAASLDDAGWEVGSDGIREKDGVAMEITLVTPTTLGNGGSAAAELMQASWKTLGVAVTIKTLDGPSVSETLFATGDWDVSAVPLGVSLPSMLVPFYSGPTPPEGTNFASIVNDEYSAAVTSASSKPGTDGCEEWGAAEQALFSSLSVVPYANNVLTTFGNKATFTEGDGIDPASIRMYE; encoded by the coding sequence ATGCGTTCTCGTACCCCGCTGATCGCGCTGATCGGCGTGACGGCCCTCGCCCTGACATCCTGCGCCGCCGGCGCCCCTCCCGGTGGAGGTGACAGCACCGACGGGGTGCTCGCCGACGGCAAGACGTTCACCGCGGTGATGGCCACAGACCCGGGCACCCTCGATCCGTTCACCACGACCATGGGTGCAGCGAGGCAGATCGACCGCTACCTGTACTCGCGTCTCGTCGAGGTGCAGAACGACGGCGACGTGCTCCCGGGACTCGCAGCGGAGTGGGAGGCCGACACCGAGGGCGCCGTCTTCACATTGCGCGACGGCATCACCTGCGAAGACGGCACGCCTCTCACGGCGACCGATGTCGCGCGCAACATCGACTACATCGGCGATCCGGCGAACGGGTCTCCCCTGGCCGGCCTCCAGGTGCAGCCGGGGACGAAGGCGGTCGGCGACGACGCGGCGGGCACCGTCACGGTGACGAGTGGGCGGCCCGACGCATTCCTGCTGCAGAACATCGGCAGCATCTCGATCGTCTGCGGCACCGTCGTGGACGACGCGGACGCCCGCGCCGCCGGCGAGGGCGCGACGGGGATGTTCACCCTGTCCGAGAGCATCCCGAACAGCCAGTACACGCTCACCCGTCGCGACGACTTCACCTGGGGGCCCGGTGACTGGGACCCGAAGCAGCCGGGCCTTCCCGAGACCGTGATCTACCGCGTGATCCCGAACGAGACCACCGCCGCGAACCTCGTGGTGTCCGGCGAGGTCAACGCCGCACTCGTCCTCGGACCCGACCGGCAGCGGCTCCGCGACGCCGGCCTCTTCGTCTCCGAGCTGCCGCTCGCCGCCGGGCAGCTGTTCTTCAACCAGGCAGAGGGACGCCCGGGCGCCGACCAGGCGGTCCGGGAGGCGCTTGTGCAAGCCCTCGACCTCGGTCAGCTCCGTCAGGTGCTCACCGGAGGTGAAGGCACCGAGGCGAAGAGCCTCGTGACGATCGCCCCGAACCCCTGTCAGGCTGACGTCGTCGACGGCCTCCTGCCGGAGTTCGACGAGAAGACGGCCGCGGCGAGCCTGGACGACGCCGGCTGGGAGGTCGGCTCCGACGGGATCCGGGAGAAGGACGGCGTCGCCATGGAGATCACTCTGGTGACTCCGACCACCCTCGGCAACGGAGGCAGCGCCGCCGCGGAGCTGATGCAGGCATCATGGAAGACGCTCGGCGTCGCCGTGACCATCAAGACCCTCGACGGCCCCTCGGTGAGCGAGACGCTTTTCGCGACGGGTGACTGGGATGTCTCCGCCGTGCCGCTCGGCGTCTCACTGCCCAGCATGCTCGTGCCGTTCTATTCCGGCCCGACCCCACCCGAGGGAACGAACTTCGCCTCGATCGTCAACGACGAGTACTCGGCGGCCGTCACATCGGCATCCTCGAAGCCGGGCACCGACGGATGCGAAGAGTGGGGTGCCGCCGAGCAGGCGCTGTTCTCCTCGTTGTCCGTGGTCCCCTACGCCAACAACGTCCTGACAACGTTCGGCAACAAGGCGACCTTCACCGAGGGCGACGGCATCGACCCCGCCTCGATCCGCATGTACGAGTAG
- a CDS encoding serine hydrolase, giving the protein MTAVTVVETDTDSEIAEIFADAGAAGFLHAREIGVEGGQEVNVGADEPVVLASVFKILVLTAYVRAVAAGELDPKERTTVTARYRIGGVGTAGFSDDVEASWRDLAQNMMTMSDNAATDVVYHRLGAAAVDRVIADLGLRHTRLVGCCEDLFASVIADLDGDADSDLDVLFEGATAEQILALDAVHPLRTSHSTPRDLTTLLNALWTDTAASAEACRQARDIMAQQIWPHRLSSGFPSDVRIAAKTGTLPTWRNEAGVVTYPDGRQYAVAVFTRAASLAERQPRVDASIGLAGFAAIEHLRAL; this is encoded by the coding sequence ATGACCGCCGTGACGGTCGTCGAGACGGATACCGACTCGGAGATCGCGGAGATCTTCGCGGATGCGGGTGCAGCGGGCTTCCTGCATGCACGCGAGATTGGCGTCGAGGGCGGTCAGGAGGTGAACGTCGGCGCCGACGAGCCCGTCGTACTCGCGTCGGTCTTCAAGATCCTCGTGCTCACGGCCTACGTCCGAGCGGTCGCCGCCGGCGAACTCGATCCGAAGGAGCGCACGACCGTGACGGCGCGCTACCGCATCGGCGGAGTGGGCACAGCCGGATTCTCGGACGACGTCGAAGCCAGCTGGCGCGATCTCGCACAGAACATGATGACCATGAGCGACAACGCTGCCACCGACGTCGTGTATCACCGTCTCGGTGCGGCAGCGGTCGACCGGGTCATCGCCGATCTGGGGCTGCGGCACACACGCCTCGTGGGATGCTGCGAAGACCTGTTCGCCTCGGTGATCGCCGATCTGGACGGCGATGCCGACAGCGACCTGGATGTGCTGTTCGAGGGCGCGACCGCGGAGCAGATCCTCGCGCTGGACGCGGTGCACCCCCTGCGCACCTCGCACTCCACTCCGCGCGACCTCACGACGCTGCTCAACGCACTCTGGACCGACACCGCGGCGTCGGCCGAAGCCTGCCGTCAGGCCCGCGACATCATGGCGCAGCAGATCTGGCCGCACCGGCTGAGTTCGGGCTTCCCGTCCGATGTGCGCATCGCGGCGAAGACCGGAACGCTGCCCACCTGGCGCAACGAAGCCGGAGTCGTGACCTATCCCGACGGCCGCCAGTACGCGGTGGCCGTGTTCACGCGCGCCGCGTCGCTCGCCGAGCGGCAGCCACGCGTGGATGCGTCGATCGGCCTCGCAGGCTTCGCGGCCATCGAGCACCTGCGCGCACTCTGA
- a CDS encoding serine hydrolase domain-containing protein, whose product MSDLNEIGSWVRENLPAMLADAHIPAASVAILADGEIFTTAAGILNRNTGVEADEDSLFQIGSITKTWTATLIMQLVDEGLLDIDAPVRDSVPAFAIGDDAAATAITARQLLSHVSGFEGDLFNDTGVGDDAVEKYLATIADAPQLFAPGERFSYNNAAFVVLGRIIEVLRGTSYDQALRTHLAAPLGLTHVATTAAEAIMFRAALGHIPAEGSDEPVPAPVWSLVRSNAPAGSMLAMTARDLVSYARMHLDGGVAADGTRVLSEKSVLAMQERQVDLPELGVMGDAWGLGWEIFDWNGGPVIGHDGGTIGQNAFLRMVPSAGVAVAVLTNGGRTVDAYHAITSKVLAALAGVTMPALPSIPETPVAVDVERILGTYSSSVSDSTVRVDDDGRIWLERTMKGIFAELGPAPEPVELVGWTADTLLPREKQHGMHMPHAFVGDDGSGRALYLHTGRADRRVGA is encoded by the coding sequence GTGTCCGACCTGAATGAAATCGGCAGCTGGGTTCGAGAGAATCTTCCCGCGATGCTCGCCGACGCGCACATCCCCGCGGCATCCGTCGCGATCCTGGCAGATGGCGAGATCTTCACCACCGCCGCAGGCATCTTGAACCGCAACACCGGCGTCGAGGCCGACGAGGACTCGCTCTTCCAGATCGGGTCGATCACCAAGACCTGGACCGCGACGCTCATCATGCAGCTCGTCGACGAGGGACTGCTCGACATCGACGCCCCCGTCCGCGACAGCGTTCCCGCGTTCGCGATCGGCGACGACGCCGCGGCGACCGCGATCACCGCTCGGCAGCTGCTGAGCCACGTGAGCGGCTTCGAGGGCGACCTGTTCAACGACACCGGGGTCGGCGACGACGCGGTAGAGAAGTACCTCGCCACGATCGCCGACGCACCGCAGCTCTTCGCCCCCGGCGAGCGCTTCTCGTACAACAACGCCGCATTCGTCGTACTCGGTCGCATCATCGAGGTGCTGCGCGGCACGTCGTACGACCAGGCGCTGCGAACGCACCTCGCCGCTCCGCTGGGACTCACCCACGTGGCCACGACGGCCGCCGAGGCGATCATGTTCCGCGCCGCGCTCGGGCACATACCAGCCGAGGGCAGCGATGAGCCGGTTCCTGCACCCGTGTGGAGCCTCGTGCGCTCGAACGCCCCCGCCGGTTCGATGCTCGCGATGACGGCGCGCGACCTCGTGAGCTACGCCCGCATGCACCTGGACGGCGGCGTCGCCGCTGACGGGACCCGCGTGCTCTCCGAGAAGAGCGTCCTGGCGATGCAGGAGCGACAGGTCGACCTTCCCGAGCTCGGTGTCATGGGCGACGCGTGGGGCCTCGGCTGGGAGATCTTCGACTGGAACGGCGGGCCCGTGATCGGCCACGACGGAGGCACGATCGGCCAGAACGCCTTCCTGCGGATGGTCCCCTCCGCGGGAGTCGCGGTGGCGGTCCTCACGAACGGCGGGCGGACCGTCGACGCTTACCACGCGATCACCTCGAAGGTCCTCGCCGCCCTCGCCGGCGTCACCATGCCCGCGCTCCCCTCGATCCCGGAGACTCCGGTCGCGGTCGACGTCGAACGGATCCTCGGAACCTACTCGTCATCGGTCTCGGATTCGACCGTGCGGGTCGACGACGACGGCCGCATCTGGCTCGAGCGCACCATGAAGGGCATCTTCGCCGAGCTCGGCCCGGCCCCCGAGCCCGTCGAGCTCGTCGGCTGGACCGCCGACACCCTCCTCCCCCGCGAGAAGCAGCACGGCATGCACATGCCGCACGCGTTCGTCGGCGATGACGGCAGCGGCCGCGCTCTGTACCTGCACACAGGACGCGCTGACCGCCGGGTCGGCGCATGA
- a CDS encoding serine hydrolase domain-containing protein: MMNGDLQALLDESARELGVPGAVIGIIDGDQEHVLTTGVAAADTGAPVTEDTLFQIGSTSKTFTGTVAMHLIENGLLELDTRVIDVLPDLRLADETAVQSLRIRHLLTHSGGFLGDADELPGWGDDALARNIATYGSLPQFFAPGTIASYSNAGMRLLGRVIEVVTGETFEQAVQRIVLDPLGMTETFFFPWDVITRPHAVGHVPGADGTIVPFPLWGITRDMNAEGGIVSSVGDQLRYARFHLRGETGGSALVGEATRLRMQQPQLSAGPPVEAIGYPWLLTHRGEARVVMHGGNIADIQISEFLFAPDHDLAITVLTNSGGGKALGSRIVDWCFEHLRGVSTTSAGMELRSPDMLDELTGTYDAGQWHYDVTRVGDALEFAMVFSPHIIALGIPPRPPMRLRVRADGALITDDDQAVGRTLDPSEGGPELLHLGLRAVRRR; encoded by the coding sequence ATGATGAACGGCGACCTGCAGGCCCTGCTCGACGAGAGCGCCCGCGAACTCGGCGTTCCCGGCGCCGTGATCGGAATCATCGACGGCGATCAGGAGCATGTGCTGACGACCGGCGTCGCCGCCGCCGACACCGGCGCCCCGGTGACGGAGGACACGCTCTTCCAGATCGGATCGACCTCGAAGACGTTCACCGGGACGGTCGCGATGCACCTGATCGAGAACGGGCTGCTCGAGCTCGACACCCGGGTGATCGACGTGCTCCCGGACCTGCGTCTCGCGGACGAGACCGCGGTGCAGAGCCTGCGCATCCGGCACCTCCTCACGCACTCCGGCGGCTTCCTCGGCGATGCGGACGAGCTGCCGGGGTGGGGCGACGACGCGCTCGCGCGGAACATCGCGACCTACGGATCCCTCCCCCAGTTCTTCGCCCCCGGCACCATCGCCTCGTACAGCAACGCCGGGATGCGTCTGCTCGGGCGCGTCATCGAGGTCGTGACCGGCGAGACCTTCGAGCAGGCGGTGCAGCGCATCGTGCTCGACCCGCTGGGCATGACCGAGACCTTCTTCTTCCCGTGGGACGTGATCACCCGCCCGCACGCCGTCGGGCATGTGCCCGGTGCGGACGGGACGATCGTCCCCTTCCCCCTCTGGGGGATCACCCGCGACATGAACGCCGAAGGCGGGATCGTCTCCTCCGTGGGCGACCAGCTCCGCTACGCGCGCTTCCACCTGCGCGGCGAGACCGGGGGCAGCGCTCTCGTCGGCGAGGCCACGCGCCTGCGCATGCAGCAGCCGCAGCTGAGCGCCGGACCGCCCGTCGAAGCCATCGGCTACCCCTGGCTGCTCACGCATCGCGGCGAAGCCCGAGTCGTCATGCACGGCGGCAACATCGCCGACATCCAGATCAGCGAGTTCCTGTTCGCGCCGGACCACGACCTCGCCATCACGGTGCTCACCAACAGCGGCGGCGGAAAGGCCCTGGGCTCGCGGATCGTCGACTGGTGCTTCGAGCACCTGCGGGGCGTCTCGACGACATCAGCCGGGATGGAGCTGCGGTCGCCCGACATGCTCGACGAGCTGACCGGCACCTACGACGCCGGTCAGTGGCACTACGACGTGACCAGAGTCGGCGACGCGCTCGAGTTCGCGATGGTGTTCTCGCCGCACATCATCGCGCTCGGCATCCCTCCCCGTCCGCCGATGCGGCTTCGGGTGCGCGCCGACGGCGCACTCATCACCGACGACGATCAGGCCGTCGGCCGCACGCTCGACCCCTCGGAAGGCGGCCCGGAACTGCTGCACCTGGGTCTGCGCGCGGTCCGTCGGCGCTGA
- a CDS encoding amidohydrolase family protein: MDTLLRGGRVIDPGTDTDRIADLLISDGRVAAVGTDLVAPADAAVIDVEGLIVGPGFVDLHSHVHSIAGQRLQAMDGVTTALDLEAGLMPIDEAIARAEAEGRPLNYGFSASWVQARAFAHLDRLPEPDIHASMELLGDKEWQRTSSPTERRRWLALLEDELTRGALGIGVLMGYAPRTDPDEYLDVARLAAAVGAPTFTHVRELIEADPETPIDGTQELLRAAAETGAAMHHCHVNSTSLRHIDRVLGQFESTRSAGSRVTVEAYPYGAGSTAIGAFFLAPEKLPGLGITPSALVLVETGERIADERRLREVRATDPAAPCIVTFLDEDDPVDRAHLHRSLAFPDSIVASDAMPVFWPARDGAPAAHEQREWPLPPGGQTHPRTAGTFTKSLRLMVRESGAWTWLEAFRRCAHLPARVLDETSPAMRRKGHLGAGADADVVVIDPVTVTDRATYLDPTRPSQGVRHLLVHGNAVIRDGHMLTAAYPGRAVRGEA; the protein is encoded by the coding sequence GTGGACACTCTGTTGCGCGGCGGACGCGTCATCGACCCTGGCACCGACACCGATCGGATCGCCGACCTGCTGATCTCGGACGGGCGGGTGGCGGCGGTCGGCACCGACCTCGTCGCACCGGCGGATGCCGCCGTGATCGACGTCGAGGGACTGATCGTCGGGCCGGGCTTCGTCGATCTGCACAGCCACGTGCACTCGATCGCGGGTCAGCGCCTGCAGGCGATGGACGGCGTCACGACAGCCCTCGATCTGGAAGCCGGTCTCATGCCGATCGACGAGGCGATCGCTCGGGCCGAAGCCGAGGGGCGCCCTCTCAACTACGGCTTCTCGGCATCCTGGGTGCAGGCCCGCGCCTTCGCGCACCTCGACCGGCTTCCCGAGCCGGACATCCACGCCTCGATGGAGCTCCTCGGCGACAAGGAGTGGCAGCGCACGTCGAGCCCGACCGAGCGCCGCCGATGGCTGGCCCTGCTCGAGGACGAGCTGACGCGCGGCGCACTCGGCATCGGCGTGCTCATGGGGTACGCCCCGCGGACCGACCCCGACGAGTATCTGGATGTCGCCCGCCTCGCCGCCGCCGTCGGTGCCCCGACCTTCACCCACGTCCGCGAGCTGATCGAAGCGGACCCCGAGACTCCGATCGACGGCACGCAGGAGCTCCTTCGCGCCGCCGCCGAGACCGGCGCCGCCATGCATCACTGCCATGTGAACAGCACCTCGCTGCGCCACATCGACCGCGTGCTGGGACAGTTCGAGTCGACCAGATCCGCGGGGTCCCGGGTCACCGTCGAGGCGTATCCGTACGGCGCGGGGAGCACAGCGATCGGTGCCTTCTTCCTGGCTCCGGAGAAGCTCCCCGGTCTCGGGATCACTCCTTCTGCGCTCGTGCTCGTCGAGACCGGCGAGCGCATCGCCGACGAGCGGCGACTCCGCGAGGTCCGCGCGACCGACCCGGCGGCCCCCTGCATCGTCACCTTCCTCGACGAGGACGACCCCGTCGACCGCGCCCACCTGCATCGGTCGCTCGCCTTCCCCGATTCGATCGTGGCCAGCGACGCGATGCCGGTGTTCTGGCCCGCGCGTGACGGCGCGCCCGCCGCGCACGAGCAGCGGGAATGGCCGTTGCCTCCCGGCGGCCAGACGCATCCGCGCACGGCCGGCACGTTCACGAAGTCTCTCCGGCTGATGGTGCGCGAGTCCGGCGCGTGGACCTGGCTCGAAGCCTTCCGCCGCTGCGCCCACCTCCCCGCTCGCGTGCTCGACGAGACGTCGCCCGCGATGCGTCGCAAGGGGCATCTGGGCGCCGGCGCCGATGCCGACGTCGTCGTGATCGACCCCGTCACGGTCACCGACCGCGCCACCTATCTCGACCCGACGCGTCCGTCCCAGGGCGTCCGGCACCTCCTGGTGCACGGGAACGCCGTGATCCGCGACGGACATATGCTGACCGCGGCATATCCCGGACGGGCAGTGAGAGGAGAAGCATGA
- a CDS encoding LacI family DNA-binding transcriptional regulator, with the protein MSTASERARMPSIRDVARLAGVSHQTVSRVLNDHPSIRPETKAKVLDAISVLDYRPNLAARALVTSKSNMLGVLSATIGEFGPTSSIASIEDAAREEGYSVSTLNLADTTPEAIGTAVRQLAREQVDGIVVLAPQVRVFHVLRGMSSDIPFVNLQTASGSDGVSLSADQVAGARAATEHLIALGHSDILHLAGPQDWIEAESRMRGYLDGLREADLPTFPPIRGDWTADFGYFAGQELSRRRDFTAVFAANDLMAIGLMHGFRDAGVRVPHDVSVIGFDDIPVAAHVAPTLSTVHQDFPELGRRAVRILLAQIRGEQVPEFGPLKTLLRARESAASR; encoded by the coding sequence ATGTCCACCGCCTCCGAGCGTGCCCGGATGCCGAGCATCCGCGACGTCGCGCGTCTGGCGGGCGTCTCGCACCAGACCGTCTCCCGGGTGCTGAACGATCACCCGAGCATCCGCCCGGAGACGAAGGCCAAGGTCCTCGACGCGATCTCCGTGCTCGACTACCGCCCCAATCTCGCCGCGCGCGCGCTCGTGACCAGCAAGTCGAACATGCTGGGAGTCCTCTCCGCGACCATCGGGGAGTTCGGTCCGACCTCGTCGATCGCGAGCATCGAGGATGCCGCGCGCGAGGAGGGCTACTCCGTCTCGACGCTGAACCTCGCGGACACGACGCCCGAGGCGATCGGCACCGCGGTGCGCCAGCTGGCGCGTGAGCAGGTCGACGGGATCGTCGTCCTGGCCCCGCAGGTGCGTGTCTTCCACGTCCTGCGCGGGATGTCGTCGGACATCCCCTTCGTCAATCTGCAGACGGCATCCGGCTCCGACGGCGTGAGCCTCTCCGCCGATCAGGTGGCGGGTGCGCGCGCTGCGACGGAGCACCTGATCGCCCTCGGCCACAGCGACATCCTGCACCTGGCTGGCCCGCAGGACTGGATCGAGGCGGAGTCGCGCATGCGCGGATACCTCGACGGGCTGCGGGAGGCCGATCTGCCCACGTTCCCGCCGATCCGGGGCGACTGGACGGCGGACTTCGGCTACTTCGCGGGGCAGGAGCTGTCACGTCGCCGCGACTTCACGGCGGTGTTCGCCGCCAACGACCTGATGGCGATCGGTCTCATGCACGGATTCCGCGACGCCGGGGTCCGCGTTCCGCACGATGTCAGCGTGATCGGCTTCGACGACATCCCGGTCGCGGCGCACGTCGCGCCCACGCTGAGCACGGTGCATCAGGACTTCCCCGAGCTCGGGCGCAGGGCCGTCCGGATCCTTCTGGCGCAGATCCGCGGCGAGCAGGTGCCGGAGTTCGGCCCGCTGAAGACGCTGCTGCGGGCCCGCGAGTCGGCTGCATCACGGTAG